The Panicum virgatum strain AP13 chromosome 3N, P.virgatum_v5, whole genome shotgun sequence genome includes the window tggtctgtcgggtaacatcctgataaaaccaccggttctcggatcgaacaagcataccccgcacgaaggcgagtccagagatattacaaccatacataatttacaacacaggcatagtagttattacaagaagtttaaaatattattacagatccaaacttagtaaagcattatacaagacataagtttcatgttcagagtttaagtagcggaaaaaaaactcgacgactacaacacgtcgcaaaagtataccaagctagcccaagcaacgtatcactcatcggggtcattgccggccgaagacggatcccattctacggaccagccaggaggcaaagagcagggccaagacagaatagcgatctggtcctcaaaactcatacctgaaaaagttttcaacagcaaggctgagtattctaatactcagcaagacttaaccgtcaacggatatacttagtccacctagctagactatgtagggttttgtaggctctggttttcttttgctgaaatgcaataaagagtaggtccttactttcaaattttagcttcccagattctagttgattaacgattctatgtaagcaactactcctattaaaccatggtagaactttaagcaaacatcaagattgatcataataatgttactcttattactctatgtggcaaagggatcaagcagtcccaaaccgttagaagcggacgattcgaatcgaatttgttaaactggccaggcagacctaacacacacgtttggaacactgtcgggtcgttcccaaacaatcgtttacctttcattccgacctgtggatagggtcactctccccgactacagggcaccatattcctccctgtagccgcggtgttgcgcaacataaacataaataaaaacctatctctaagagagagtgaaaggtatatccactcaccggtccgatcggctactaggattaccgcgtaccatatttacggcatgtggctagtacgttcaaaaacttaaccaccgctaccacacaccgcgaccttagcaagttcatcaacacagacggggtctcacacatggccatgatatcgaacacgaccccgtccgtcgtccttatattgatagcagaaagtaaacaagcaattcctatagagctcgcgagtgacagacaatcactcgacttttaccggtcctataagcttagcaattattcgaactcaggtctagtgttcagtacataggttcctaggatcctgcatctagggtttcaattcaaatcctaagaactgtaaatgcacaagtaagaaataacgataaattgtaataatttgaaatactgggttatgtccggggcttgccttcgcgataGTCGCTAACtagattagccttgggctcttccgaactttggtccggggcttcagtcaGTACAGtggcgttcacctgggcttctggatcaccttcttcggactccgggatcaactcgtacgtcccgtccgctagaacagtattacacaaacacacttcacgataaagttgtagtccaacatttaGCAAACAAACATTCATATGGGCAAGCATTTATAGGGTAGTTATTTAACAacgattactacacaaaacaacaagatcaacttcacaaaacaatttgattaaacttaCAAAGTAAGTGTTAGTTAGTTTATATAGCATATAAAACATGGTTTGCAAAGAATTGAGTAACTCAGTATACAAACAACATttgaatgcaacaaaattacttcaaacaggtAGTACAGAGATAAATTTACCCTGAAAATTTCATGCCATTTtatgcagccaattattcacAATAATTCATTCACTCTGACAGCACCTAGaataagattaaattctacaggttaaactaaagcaaaacagaagctataAATTTAAAAGAAAACCAACACAGTGTTAACTAAGCTGctgtaaatttttcatgattttatctgcagagaattaattctgataaaaagaacaaaactagCATTAACACATAAATATTCATTTTTATCTTCTGTTCTAGACATGATCATTTGTTCAAACTTTATGGACAAGCTTAGATATTCAAAATGAAAATTCATAAATATTTGCATGATTTATCATGAAAacaaactatttaccataattaaagtctacttaataataattaaatcaaagaaatagccaaACAGATCGAAAATTTCTAAAACTTATGCAACAGCAAGGTTTTAGTAACATCTAAGCAtcgaaaaagtttcacactcagaactctaatatttctaccagcacaaatatattagcataactagtagatcgaggaatcttgaaactttgaccaagctaatgatgtcaaataggcttcaaatttttaccagacacTAGTAATATTGCAATACATAATCAAACCAAAAATCACATGTAGTTactaagtagaactcctagaacaaataaagactatttattctttcctatttcttggattaaaatacagaccaaaaATAAGCATGTCCATGTAACAAAACATGTatttcttgtaacaaggattccaaaacatttgggtttatatttttctgatttttctacgaatttctaggcattttcaaagttcactggttTGAATTCTAGAGTTCATGAACATTTCTCAAATTAGCCCCTggaactttcttttcttttcaaacgaggtccctggccggaacAGGGGAGGAATGGCACTGCAGATCCTAGTGAGGTCCGGCCCTGGGGTGAGGGGGGAGGTTAGGGGAAAGAAGGACGAAGTCCCTGCGCACCTTTTGGTGGTCTTGGATCGGTGGGAGAAGGTCGGGAAGGTGCTCGACGGCGGTggacagggagcggcggcggaggttcaACGACGACGAGGTTCTCCGGTGAGGGATTGGTGACAAGGGGAGGCTGGTGAGCTTCGCGGGCCCACGGTGGAGCTCGCTAGGGGGTCGAGAGGGTCGGAAAAGGTCTGGAGCGGCGGGTTCACGGTGGCGTCTAGCTCACCGGAGTTcgggcggcggcagtggtgTTCTGGGGTTTCGGGGCAGGGATTTGGCGAGGAAGTGAGAGAAACAGAATGAGGGGGttttgctggtgctgctgcacgCGAGAGGAGGGGAGCCGGGGCACCGCCCTgggctggccacggcggcggcgaggtggtggccgTCTGGGGCTCGGGTGTGCGTGGCAGAGACGGggaagctccagcgcgaggggaaaagggcggcgaggagctcgggcgcgacgcgtgggttcCACggagagcaggaggtggcctgcggccctccacggtggcgggcggcgccgctcagcgccggcggcagagcaagcagaggagcagggaggtggaagatgaaggctgGACTGGTTTGTAATTTCTGCAAAGCTTAGGGGctctactgtaaaacaaaaatatctcctaaactaggctcaaataaaaaagtgcccaacatgaaagttgttcaacttttcaagatctacaactttgatgttatgcaaaaattgatttgaccaaaggttaaagacttatttcgaaaacaaaagaaggattttgaatttaatggacttttgtcttttccaatgcaaattcacctcaaattcagactaaaaagtaaaattttatgctatgtaatgattgcactgaattttgcaaataaaccctccacaaaagcaatattcacccatcctattcaaatcaaattataaaaaggaccttgcataaaatcatatttacacaaatgaCCTTATACTTTTAAAATAAGATCCTTgctcaagcaattcaagcacatgatgcataaaataaatgcagtcctattgtgcagacacctagggtgtcacagtgactggggtagaccgcaggtggtgacaaccctatcgGTCCGTCTGGAAGcagcttctcggttagcgtactccccgatgttcgAGTAtcatgtaggagttcatgcaaagatgaaacgggactggatgttctccagtgcaggtcattctccccgatgtccctaatttcctggCATCTGTagttctaagcatgtggctaacgtaacttatctactaacatgaatagtatactaggaatcttttcctatgctcccactaaccttaggattgcttgtctattctttattcatgagagttggctgttctgtgtgtgtcacattacccctgattatccattatttatcacttacccctgcataagtcagtggtcttcatcttacttcatacgtgtcatggttatgaaactagtaaatatattttacacaacctagccatcccttgggaaaatataaataacgataccctgaatacttccgagtgaaatgctacaacggtatatccgtgcgcttgcggatctttctataaacgttaagacataccacacggCATTTTCGTGGCGctgttgctaggaactaacccctcctagtgATGACGCTAAGAAATTCCAACACCAGTTCCTACTACGGCGGCGATGACAGGGACCACATATCCGATGGTGCATCGGTCGGTTCCGGTTGCTTGCCCTCGTCGCTATTCCTCCCTATGCTGGTGCTACAGCGGCATGCCTGGCAGCGCCAGATCCCCGACCAGTGAGGCGGATGCAGCCTCTCCCGGCCCGGCGAGATGATGGGGTAACTTCGACTCATGGTGGAGACTCGGTCCCTTAGCTCCGACAGTGGATCACTCGTGGGATGGTGGTATCGCCGGCAGGCGTTCTGGGTGAAAGCCTACCCAGACATTTGGTCTGTGTCAACAACGGCAGCGCTTCAGACGTTGTTTCTGATGAGACGTTGTTGTGGTGGCATCTGCAAACAGGCGTTGTTGTGGTGGCGACGGCATCTTTGATGTCGTTTAATTTCTTCCTGGAGCATTGTCTTGGAGGTTCTTCGATATGACTTAGTTACCTCAGCAGCATCGGATTGGACATCGAGTTTCTAGGAAAACGAGAGATGTGATGATTTGGTGCTGCGTAAAGGTTATGCAAGGATGAAACATGGTCGAATAGTAGAACTGAAGTTTAGTCTTCTtgatttctttctttgttttagaGTTTTCTTTGTTGTGTTTATAGATTGTCGTTTGAGGTTTAGAGTTTAAGAACTCTTGTAACGATTGGCTATAGACATTGCCATGTGAATCAAGAATGGTATtttttcctttatctaaaaaatgtACAATTAGAAATCTTGCCAACTTTACTTGAGAAAAACTATGCGAATATATGAAATGAAAGTGATGATACCTCTGCGCTTACTCTTGGGATGATAGGAGCAACCAAACTCCCAACTAAACCAGCCACCATCCGTGCCCACTTATGGCTGCCGCTAGCCGCTTCATAGTCTGGCCATCATTTAACAACGTCCAGTGGTGGAGCGGAGCCAATGCAAATGGCTTATATTCGTTCCTCCCTGATCCATCTCCCTTCTTCTATCCTCCATAATAACATTGCGGATATATCCCAAAAGAATCAAAAACATATAATCGAAGATAAAAATGGCATGCATAAGGAAAAGGAGTACACGTACGGTGGCAACGTTGCCGCAAATATATTGACTCACATTGGGCGTGATTAATAAATTAAACTGCTTGGGTGAGCGTGGATATCCAAAATATATTTGCAgtcatttttattatttattttcaaCATGTACAAGAATTTTCACACATATAAACTAAAGAAAAAGTGACTGTTTATCCACATATACAGACAAATGACTTATGTTTAAGAAGAaaggagaaaataaataaataaagaataTACCACACTCTTAACAATTACTCATTAGTATCTGCACAACATAACATGCATGTTCCCCGTAATAAACAACACACCTACTTCTTGGCGCCATCTGGCACGAAACCTTCATTCCCAGCCAGTATCATATACTTGTCCTTCCTCGTGAGTCCGGTGAGCTCGAATCCTAGTGCCTGGCCAAGCACGCGCTGGACCCGGTTTGCCGCTTGGATGCTGGGGCCATGTCCGCCAGCCTCGCCTTCCGCCGGGGCGGTGGCAACGCGCTCCAGAAACTCGACGCGGTACTCCGGCCGCGAGTTCATCATGAAGTAGAACGGGTCAAGCCACTTGGCCCCGGGCTTGGTGGACGTGCCGTAGAACATGTCGACGCGGGTGTCGAGAGCGACGGGGGTCACCTCCCCGGTGAGCTCGGCGAAAAGAGGGCTGAACCGGAGCAGGTAGGGCTCGCGGCATGTCGTGCCCTCGGGGCACACCACGAGGTCGCCACGCGCCAGCAACGCCTCCATGCGCCTGCGGTCCTCGTCCCGGTCCCGCGTAAGCCGCGCCGTGCGGATGGGTGCGAGCAGCTCCGAGATCGAGCTCACGCTGTACGTCACCGCCGTCACGGGCTTGTtcaggccggcggcgacggtgatCGGGTCGAGGAGGGTGCGGTGGTTGCAGACGTAGAGGCGCCCACCTGCCTTGGTCTTCTCTCTGCTGGCGTCCGGCGACgggccggcgacgaggcgggAGCGCATGCCGGTGGCCGCGGCCAGCGGTATAGAGACGCGGTAGGGTAGCACGACAAATGCGAGACAGCGTAAGGCGGCGAGGATGATTCCCAAGGGGAGATAGGTGTACATGGCGAGCGCGGCGAAGAAGGTCGGCCTGAAGGCAAGGCGGCCGTCGTGGAAGACCAACTTGTTGGGGTACTTGTCCCTCGGCAATGGCTGCCACGCCTTCTTGTCGGGTTCGCTTAGAACATAGGTCTCCTGTAACCAGATGATTGTGGATTATTAGTACACTGATTGAAGAATACAAATTTCCATATTTCCGTTTTCACCTGACTCGTCATCTAAGAGGGCTGGAATTTGTTAACTTTCGAATAATACTAGAATATAATGTTCCAGGTGTGGCAGCAATAGATATACCATTAACTTTTTTTATTAAGAGAAACTACGACGAGTATATTCTTTGCTTGAAAATCTAACTTACATTAAATCCACACGGCACATGAATATAGGTTGGTAATCGTTGCCACCTAACTTCAACTAATAAGaatcgcatgcatgcatgtctcaCATCCGGAGCGTGGAATTTATCCTCTCTGCTCCAAGTTCAAACCAAACATCGCCTACTCATTTCCTTTGGACAAGCCATCTCCAAAGTCCTGTTTACCCTAGCTACCTACACCTGAAATATAGTTGTCCTAACTGCGACTCTCTCATATGGAATATACTTTGCGTTAGCTTGTTTTCATAAAAAGAATGGACTGGCATTAAAAATAatacttcctccgttccaaattataagtcatttcaagaatcttggagagtcaaaccatcttaaagtttgaccaaaattatagagagaaacataAAGATTTATGAAATCAAATAgatgcactatgaaaatatagctaacaaagaatctaatgatacttaattggtatcataaatgttattatctcgttatataaatttggtcaaacttgaaaaactttgactctccaagattcttggaatgacttataatttggaacggatggagtagcaGCTAATAATCCAAACTTCCGCCTAATCATGGGGCGAGGCTAAGTACCGTATCGCAACTGTAAAGAGGGTGGTCACGTGTAAAACCACCAAGGTCCTGTTTGAATACAAAGTATTTCAAAGTATTGAATAAATACTACGATTTTAAAAGATACTCTGGTTTTTAAAAGCTCTTGGTGTTTGGATGCAACAAACTTTGCTGTTTTAAAAACTGTAGTACTATCAAAATTATAGTCTTTTGGAGTTTAGAAACTCCACCTGGGGCCTCTTTTTTCCAAACCATGGTTTTTGCATATCTTTGGCTTATAAAACTACAGTTTTTTTTTGGTGAGACTATAGTTTTCAACCACAACATCCGAACAAAGCCTTACGCCTTAGATGTCACCATACTTCTATGAGCATTTCACACTGTTGTAAGAGGTTGTTTGTACTTTTCTTATTTACTAAACCAAAGTTATGATTTCTTGATAATAGATAACTTCTTAATTAACATACGGTCGAAGTCCATACAAGTTGCAATTGTTGGTGTTCGCGTCATAATTAATATGTACTCAATATATACTTGGTCCATACTCATTATTAACATCCTAGTTTAATGATGCATTCCACTATTATAGAGAGACGCTAATATGAAACATTCCATATATTTTTTCACACTATCAGTATAAACCTCAACTCACAAATTACGACGATGATTACAAAAATGTTTTCTCCATATTTATTAGTCTGAGTTAATCACTTAAGTTTTACTATTAATCTTCATATCTTGGACTTAAAACTTTTGTCATGGAATTAACTCGCGGCATAGTTTAATAATCACATACAAATGTGCAATTCCTCTAGCATGCATGTAGCTACAGTAAGTCCAAAGGAAACATTTCAGCTACGCCGTACCGTACCTAATGTTTATCATCGTATTTTCAGAGCGACCTCTGATTTTATCGTTTCTTACAGGGTTATGGAGAAGAGTTCTTGCATATATAGCCTTTTTGCACACAAAACTGTCTATGTACGTGGGAGTAATAAATTAACAATTAAAGACTCATCACCTTGCAATAGCGCGAGACCACGTGGAGCACCGGCCTgccgactgccccaagaagCCCCGCAGCTCCATCACCTTTACTCCTCGTTTCCTCCATTTCCTCGAGAAAGGCTCCAACCCTCTCCATGCCCGCGTGCTCCTCCTCCAGGAACCCAACGAAACAGCCAGCTGCCACGGCGACCTCCCGCCCGATGACGGCATGGACGCCGAGGTACTCCTTGAGGAAGCCCTCCACCATGACCCTTGGGAGCGCCGCGGTCACCGCGACGACGGTGCCCGCTTTCTTAAAAGCCTCCAGCCCCTCCGTGGTCACCTCTTCAAGGAAGAACTTGGGCAGCACAACCTTGGAAACCCTGgccacctctctctccctcagtcCGAAGAGGGACACCATGACCATGGCCTCGAGACGCAGGTCAAGACCGATGAAAGCCAGGAGGCACAGGACGGGGTAtaccagcagcaggaggaggccgcggaggaAGCTGCCGGCCTCTACGGCGACGATCATGAAGTAAGGAAAGGCAGAGAGCGGCGAGCGCAGGAGCCATCCCTCCACGTCGACCAGCACTGTCCGGTCTTTCAGCTTGTCTTGTGCTGGAGCCGCCCTAATCCCCGTTGCCGAGGACGCGATGCGGCGGTAGTGCCGCCCTGAGATGCTCctccggaggaggcggcggagtgaCAGGAAGGACCGGGGTACGGCGGATGGCTTCTTCACCATGGCTATCTTGTACGTTAAGCAGGGTTCCGGTGATGCGCTTGGTTTTGGCCTAGTTGGTTTTGCTTGCGAGGCTTCTTCGATCGGGTACGGGACGCTTCTACTTATATAGCTAGGAAAGGAAGCGTTTGGAGTTTGGCTTAGTCGAtgttgggtggggttggggcGCGAATAGGAGAATACCTAGCCCCGCTGCCGAATGAAAAGGGAACGAATGTAGACAGACATGCCATGGTTGGCAAGAAAGCGGATGTGATGACGTCCAGGTAACAAAGCCATGCATGTGCAGCAGCTTCAAAGCCATCGATCGAGGTCTTCTACGTACGCGCTAATAATTGCTGGCGAACTGATTTGGTGCATGTGTTGTTTAGACAACTAACTCAACATTGCTTAGAGTGTCATTATATCCGGCAATGTTTAACTTCTGTATACAGTCCCTCACCCTAACGACAAATTGAAGTGATTTGCTGACACTGCTACAAAAACAATTTTTTAGAGGTGGACTAAAATTACATCCGTTCCAACAATTAgtgcgcggttactgtagcaatctgGCCGCACATAAAagtccatttgtaggggcggttcAACCAAAGCCCACCCATACGATAAATGTGAGTGCAATCAATGGCATGGTGCCCCCTAATGTAGCATCTCTAGGGAATAGGGGAAAACATGTATTCAATGTGAACTGTAATGATATActctaataatatttatttacatatatTTTAATTCTGTATGCGTAACTATTTTTTATCTAACATATTCGATGTCTCGATCATGGACAAGCTTGATAGATCAAAACTAGCGGGAATCCAAATTTTAAAAAACAGGAGAAAATAGAAACATACATTTCAAATTCGAATTGCTGAATTTTTTTGGGTTTGGAAcccatttttaggggtgggctACCCCCTCGGCCCTAAAAAGTGATTTGTAGAGgagggttgggggggggggtggctgGCCCCTACAAAATGATGTTTAGGGACGGGTGGGGGTGGTCCGCTGTTAAAAATGGATTTTCAAGGGCGGGTAATGTACCCGCCTCTGAAAAATGTATTTTTGCTGCGAAAACTAAGGTGCAAAGTCCACCTCTAAAAACTTATTTTACCATCCCTACAAACTCTTTTCGTAGTAGTGTGATCCTTGGATATAGAATACTACGTCACAAAACCGTTCCCTTTTGACTCTCAACGACATTAAACGGACGTGGTGGATTGGACGAATATCTGACTGTCACTTTCCTGTTTGACACTAACGAGGCAAAACATATTTAAGtataagtatatatatatatatatatatatatatatatatatatatatatatatatatatatatattattccaCCAGTAGGGACGGGAATTCCTGTAGGGAGCTGACAGCTGAGGGCTGGCTAACAATACCAGCTGTATTTAGATTTCAAAATTTAGCACCAAAatacgtcacatcgaatatttggatacatacatggagtattaaatgagatctatttataaaactttttgcacgaatgagttgtaaatcgcgagatgaatataatgagcctacttaatccatgatttgcagtggtgctacagtaactatctgcCAATTATGGATTActcataaattaattagtcttattagattcatctcgcgatttacaactcatcgtgcaaaaataattataaatatattttatttaatactttaaattaacaagattgtctttcaatttttttttgccaaaatgacgTAAACACAGCTCAAATAGCGCGAGTGCGGTCCTGCGTGATATGGTTATTAATTAGCCTGTGGGATGAGTCGGATGGGAATAGCTGAACAGTTCAGCTTGAACCATGTCGTCTTGGTGGCCTAACGCATCTAACTCATTCGCCGGCCTGCTGCTGTATCTATCGTCTCCCATCTCTCGACGTCACAGCAGCCTGACTTCCGGTTCGGGGAACCTTCCAAGCTTCCGTCTTCACGTCCTCTGGAAATGTTTTAAAATACATGCCTGTACATCCAGGGCACCGAGTGTTCGTCTTCGGCCCATTTGATTAAAAGGGGCAGAATGAACATCTGGCGGCTCCTCCGAGCTCAGCCACGACCGTACGCTGCATCCGCGCGCCGAGCAAGGTCTGTCCGTACACGTGGCATACTAGTAGATTTTAGGCCTATGACAATGGTGCAAAAACCGTGGCGATATGCCTAATATAGTTGCAATAGGTGTAAATATAATTGCTTTATTGCGGGCCATTGCAATTACTTTCGTGGTAATAGATGCATTGCAACTGGTTTTTTGCAATGTTGCAATACTTATAATTGCCATGCAATGTAGCATTGCATTAGAGTTGTTGCAACTTTCAATGTCATGGCAACACTATATATTGCACGCAAGTAGGCATTACTATAGTACTTAGTTGCAACAGATTGACA containing:
- the LOC120665967 gene encoding probable glycerol-3-phosphate acyltransferase 3 codes for the protein MVKKPSAVPRSFLSLRRLLRRSISGRHYRRIASSATGIRAAPAQDKLKDRTVLVDVEGWLLRSPLSAFPYFMIVAVEAGSFLRGLLLLLVYPVLCLLAFIGLDLRLEAMVMVSLFGLREREVARVSKVVLPKFFLEEVTTEGLEAFKKAGTVVAVTAALPRVMVEGFLKEYLGVHAVIGREVAVAAGCFVGFLEEEHAGMERVGAFLEEMEETRSKGDGAAGLLGAVGRPVLHVVSRYCKETYVLSEPDKKAWQPLPRDKYPNKLVFHDGRLAFRPTFFAALAMYTYLPLGIILAALRCLAFVVLPYRVSIPLAAATGMRSRLVAGPSPDASREKTKAGGRLYVCNHRTLLDPITVAAGLNKPVTAVTYSVSSISELLAPIRTARLTRDRDEDRRRMEALLARGDLVVCPEGTTCREPYLLRFSPLFAELTGEVTPVALDTRVDMFYGTSTKPGAKWLDPFYFMMNSRPEYRVEFLERVATAPAEGEAGGHGPSIQAANRVQRVLGQALGFELTGLTRKDKYMILAGNEGFVPDGAKK